From one Leishmania major strain Friedlin complete genome, chromosome 33 genomic stretch:
- a CDS encoding 60S ribosomal protein L37, with protein MTKGTTSMGQRHGRTHILCRRCGRNSYHVQWERCAACAYPRASRRRYNWSVKAIKRRRTGTGRCRYLKVVNRRIANHFKTPKA; from the coding sequence ATGACCAAGGGTACAACGTCGATGGGTCAGCGCCAcgggcgcacgcacatccTGTGCCGCCGTTGTGGCCGCAACTCCTACCACGTCCAGTgggagcgctgcgccgcctgcgcttACCCGCGCGCTAGCCGCCGTCGGTACAACTGGTCCGTGAAGGCCATCAAGCGTcgccgcaccggcaccggcCGTTGCCGCTACCTGAAGGTGGTGAACCGCCGCATTGCCAACCACTTCAAGACCCCCAAGGCAtaa
- a CDS encoding RNA editing complex protein MP46 encodes MTTVPESTCAASCESQLCLLCDTPYTSWTEHSREHAHVARSVVCRFFVMPERSESIMQHLERHIALDLKEVDALTDRKVGRRRERLLAGLVHLVEKGVLRDSIPTLPFSTPARGGTDKGRGAGISGVTLGVDADLFLNRVLVGEAFLRREVLDRCARLMPSLTAMELNSVVTYLTSTRQMARIFDELSLIELLVTRSGLESAPANVNTATAAATAAGRAAESASVEPLSETAAAPLPDSDASTESPPAHQPCSSTLAASLPSPPRWSLSREDKVYIMCACLGELHRFHEQERPRSVISKAAADAIVLNVLAGHGRENLVSELVHETLQRIVDEGTVVWRQHQEDVKRRGRSSEANVAGAARISARRAPRTDSTVSEDLCYVRTAPLPSAPSPRPASQVTLDSAAAEQLVSSYLPFNDVDQLSGAETDAVKATAEAPSRSSPDRTCTTSPECISVLHTSEKDWGPLTAELRKRAEDWNRLPFVPSTPELKASKMPR; translated from the coding sequence ATGACGACAGTGCCGGAGAGCACATGCGCGGCATCGTGTGAGTCGCAGCTTTGTCTGCTGTGCGACACCCCCTACACCTCCTGGACGGAGCACTCCCGCGAGCATGCGCACGTGGCGCGCTCGGTGGTGTGCCGTTTCTTTGTGATGCcagagagaagcgagagcATCATGCAGCACCTAGAGCGGCACATCGCTCTGGACCTCAAGGAGGTGGATGCCCTCACAGACCGCAAGGtagggcggcgccgcgagcgTCTCCTCGCGGGCCTTGTGCACCTTGTCGAGAAGGGCGTGCTGCGGGATAGCATACCCACGCTGCCGTTCTCAACGCCGGCACGCGGGGGAACTGACAAGGGAAGGGGTGCTGGCATTAGCGGCGTGACGCTTGGGGTCGACGCTGACCTCTTTCTCAACCGCGTCCTCGTCGGGGAGGCGTTCCTGCGCCGTGAGGTGCTTGACCGATGCGCGCGGCTCATGCCGTCCCTCACAGCGATGGAGCTGAACAGCGTAGTGACGTACTTGACGTCGACGCGTCAAATGGCTCGCATCTTTGACGAGCTGTCGCTGATAGAGCTTCTCGTGACGCGTTCGGGGTTGGAAAGCGCTCCCGCGAACGTgaacaccgccaccgctgctgccactgccgccggaAGAGCGGCAGAGTCAGCGAGCGTAGAGCCGCTGAGCGagacagctgcggcaccttTGCCAGACAGCGACGCGAGCACAGAGTCGCCACCTGCGCATCAGCCCTGCTCTTCCACACTGGCCGCCagtcttccctctcccccacgcTGGAGCCTGTCCCGCGAGGACAAGGTGTACATCATGTGCGCCTGTCTCGGCGAGCTGCACCGCTTTCACGAGCAGGAGCGACCGCGCTCTGTCATCTccaaggcagcagcagatgctaTTGTGCTGAACGTGCTTGCCGGCCACGGGCGCGAGAACCTTGTGTCGGAGTTGGTGCATGAAACATTGCAGCGTATCGTGGACGAGGGGACGGTGGTCTGGCGGCAGCATCAGGAGGATGTGAAGCGGCGCGGTCGTTCATCTGAAGCAAACGTGGCAGGGGCAGCTCGAATCAGCGCGCGGCGGGCACCTCGCACGGACAGTACCGTATCCGAGGACTTGTGCTACGTGCGcactgcaccgctgccgtcagcgccgtcaccgcggcCGGCGTCTCAGGTTACACTGGatagcgcagcagcggagcagctCGTGTCTTCTTACTTGCCCTTCAATGATGTCGATCAACTTAGCGGCGCCGAGACTGACGCTGTGAAAGCGACAGCAGAAGCGCCGTCGAGGTCGAGTCCGGACCGCACCTGCACTACTTCTCCCGAGTGCATTTCAGTGCTGCACACTTCGGAGAAGGACTGGGGGCCGCTcacggcggagctgcggaAGCGTGCCGAGGATTGGAATCGGCTACCCTTTGTGCCTAGCACACCCGAGCTAAAAGCGTCGAAGATGCCGCGCTAA
- a CDS encoding putative serine/threonine-protein kinase a, with translation MAEAIPISSQEVSDKGEAELQFKDILGPIGCKTCKYERVRELGSGSFGKALLVRRVSDGQLLVAKRMDLAAMSEKDKKYATGEIQCLASCDHFAIIKYYEDYVAEPHILIIMEFADAGDLNMQIKQRAKAGFIYFEEHEVGYTFVQLAMAVDHIHRRRMLHRDIKGANVMLMTNGVIKLGDFGFSHQYENTVSNQVAQTFCGTPYYLAPELWNHQRYSKKADVWAMGILLFEMMALRRPFVGQGMRALSEAVMSNRRDCELPQQYSRSLKDLCNIMLQADPNQRPSCAQLFKLPHMMKLLLDFGTSVDNSQLVSDALKKKIHANICEIRDTNVNDPEAFTFVGHVGTVRSSVFYEGYVRKESGKTWKERFLVLRNGGLVISRHKGDKETKPLPVAFINSAVYVPEQSACSTGVFAINLADTKTMWFQALPPETAEMWVHKIQQSIGVS, from the coding sequence ATGGCGGAGGCTATTCCCATCTCTAGCCAGGAGGTCTCCGACAAgggcgaggcggagctgcagttCAAGGACATCCTTGGCCCCATTGGTTGCAAGACATGCAAGTACGAGAGGGTGCGCGAGCTCGGTTCCGGGTCCTTTggcaaggcgctgctggtgcgtcGGGTATCAGATGGGCAGCTGCTCGTTGCCAAGCGCATGGACCTGGCGGCGATGTCGGAGAAGGACAAGAAGTACGCGACGGGGGAGATTCAGTGTCTCGCCTCATGCGATCACTTCGCCATCATCAAATACTATGAAGATTACGTGGCGGAGCCGCACATACTCATCATCATGGAGTTCGCTGACGCCGGCGACTTGAACATGCAAATCAAGCAGCGCGCCAAGGCTGGGTTCATCTACTTCGAGGAGCACGAAGTCGGCTACACCTTTGTGCAGCTAGCCATGGCGGTGGACCACattcaccgccgccgcatgcTGCACCGCGACATCAAAGGTGCCAATGTCATGCTCATGACCAACGGCGTCATCAAGCTTGGTGACTTTGGCTTCAGTCACCAGTACGAGAATACGGTCAGTAACCAGGTCGCGCAGACGTTTTGCGGCACGCCGTACTACCTCGCGCCGGAGCTGTGGAACCACCAACGGTACAGCAAGAAAGCGGACGTGTGGGCCATGGGCATTCTTCTCTTTGAgatgatggcgctgcgtcgtccGTTTGTTGGGCAGGGCATGCGGGCGCTGTCGGAGGCGGTCATGAGCAACAGGCGCGACTGCGAGCTGCCACAGCAGTACAGCCGCTCACTTAAAGATTTGTGCAACATTATGCTGCAGGCAGATCCGAACCAACGTCCCTCCTGCGCGCAGCTCTTCAAGCTCCCACACATGATGAAACTGCTCTTGGACTTTGGGACGAGCGTCGACAACTCGCAACTCGTGAGTGACGCCCTCAAGAAGAAGATCCACGCAAATATCTGTGAAATTCGCGACACAAACGTAAATGACCCGGAGGCGTTCACCTTTGTCGGCCATGTCGGTACCGTGCGCTCGTCTGTGTTCTACGAGGGCTACGTGCGTAAGGAGAGCGGCAAAACGTGGAAGGAGCGCTTTCTCGTGTTGCGCAACGGTGGCCTTGTCATCAGCCGCCACAAGGGCGACAAGGAGACGAAGCCGCTGCCCGTGGCGTTCATTAACAGTGCCGTCTATGTGCCGGAGCAGTCTGCCTGCTCGACCGGCGTCTTCGCGATCAACCTAGCAGACACGAAGACAATGTGGTTCCAGGCGCTGCCTCCGGAAACAGCGGAAATGTGGGTGCATAAGATTCAGCAGTCGATTGGTGTATCGTAG